One region of Balaenoptera ricei isolate mBalRic1 chromosome 5, mBalRic1.hap2, whole genome shotgun sequence genomic DNA includes:
- the SULT1B1 gene encoding sulfotransferase 1B1: MTSQKDVLRKNLKLVHGCPITYAFANNWEKIEQFQSRPDDIVIATYPKSGTTWISEILDMVLNDGDVENCKRDVITVKVPMLEMALLGLRTSGIEQLEKNPSPRLVKTHLPIDLIPKSFWENNCKMIYLARNAKDVAVSFYHFDLMNNLQPLPGTWGEYLEKFLTGNVAFGSWFNHVKSWWKKKEEHPILFLFYEDMKENPRKEIKKIVRFLEKNLNDEILDKIIHHTSFEMMKDNPLVNYTHLPSTVMDHSKSSFMRKGIVGDWKHYFTVAQNEKFDAIYKKEMSETELHFRTEI, from the exons ATGACTTCCCAAAAAGATGTCCTGAGAAAAAATCTGAAGCTAGTCCATGGCTGTCCCATCACCTATGCTTTTGCAAACAACTGGGAGAAGATTGAACAGTTCCAAAGCAGGCCAGATGACATCGTGATAGCCACTTACCCCAAATCAG GTACCACTTGGATTAGTGAAATTTTGGACATGGTTCTAAATGATGGAGATGTTGAAAACTGTAAGCGAGATGTTATAACTGTGAAAGTTCCAATGTTGGAAATGGCTCTTCTTGGACTAAGAACTTCAG GTATAGAACAATTAGAGAAGAATCCATCACCCCGGCTTGTGAAGACACATCTACCAATTGATCTCATTCCTAAGTCTTTCTGGGAAAACAACTGCAAG ATGATTTATCTGGCTCGAAATGCCAAGGATGTTGCAGTCTCATTTTACCATTTTGACTTAATGAATAATTTACAACCTCTTCCGGGAACCTGGGGAGAATATCTAGAGAAATTCTTGACTGGAAATG TGGCCTTTGGCTCCTGGTTTAATCATGTTAAAAGCTggtggaagaaaaaggaagaacacCCAATACTTTTCTTATTCTATGAAGATATGAAAGAG AatccaaggaaagaaatcaagaagATTGTTAGATTTCTAGAGAAGAACCTGAATGATGAGATCTTGGATAAGATAATCCATCATACCTCCTTTGAAATGATGAAGGACAACCCTCTGGTGAATTATACACATCTACCAAGTACAGTGATGGATCACAGTAAATCCTCTTTTATGCGCAAAG gGATTGTAGGTGACTGGAAGCATTACTTCACTGTCGCCCAAAATGAGAAATTTGATGCCATTTATAAGAAGGAAATGTCTGAAACTGAACTTCATTTCCGCACAGAGATTTAA